A genomic segment from Rhizoctonia solani chromosome 11, complete sequence encodes:
- a CDS encoding Smr domain-containing protein, with product MSLAHQDPHYESLRAQARQAGDNMSKSFEDAQKAFERGQKAKAKQLSDAGRGYQAEMKRLDAEASKWVHERKSKLNSGEKDGLDLHGLYVNEAVTLAEDGIRDARNRGQEELRLIVGRGSHSPKNMAKLKPAIISLLSRKRLDFTADPRNEGVIVVHF from the exons ATGTCCTTGGCTCACCAAGATCCCCACTACGAATCTCTTCGTGCTCAGGCTAGACAGGCGGGAGATAACATGTCCAAATCGTTCGAAGATGCTCAAAAGGCTTTCGAGCGTGGGCAAAAGGCCAAGGCAAAGCAACTTTCGGACGCAGGCAGGGGATATCAGGCTGAGATGAAGAGGTTGGATGCAGAGGCCAGCAAGTGGGTGCATGAGCGCAAGTCAA AACTGAATTCGGGCGAGAAGGACGGGTTGGATCTACACG GGCTATATGTAAACGAGGCTGTCACGCTGGCTGAAGATGGTATACGGGATGCTCGAAATCGAGGTCAAGAAGAACTTCGACTTATTGTAGGACGTGGCTCGCACTCGCCAAAAAATATGGCAAAGCTTAAACCTGCCATCATAAGTCTCCTTTCGAG GAAGCGTCTGGACTTTACGGCAGATCCAAGGAACGAGGGTGTGATCGTTGTTCACTTTTGA